One window from the genome of Enterococcus haemoperoxidus ATCC BAA-382 encodes:
- the tmk gene encoding dTMP kinase encodes MQGIFITIEGPDGAGKTSVLNELYPRLDLAAERSIIKTREPGGIPIAEKIRQIILDPKNQEMDERTEALLYAAARRQHLMEKVLPALEEGKIVLCDRFVDSSLAYQGAGRRIGVEAIATINEFAIEGTVPDFTIYLDVDSDTGLNRIKNHRQQQIDRLDSEGLEFHQRVRHEYLKLVEENPERITKIDARMSLEDVVEATFQAIVTRYPEYFRK; translated from the coding sequence GTGCAAGGTATTTTTATAACGATCGAAGGACCAGATGGCGCAGGAAAGACAAGTGTATTGAATGAGTTATATCCAAGGCTGGATCTGGCAGCAGAAAGAAGCATTATTAAAACAAGAGAACCTGGCGGAATTCCCATTGCTGAGAAAATTCGTCAAATCATCCTAGACCCGAAAAATCAAGAGATGGATGAGCGGACAGAGGCGTTGCTTTATGCGGCTGCTAGACGTCAGCATTTGATGGAAAAGGTTTTGCCGGCTTTGGAAGAAGGTAAAATCGTTTTGTGTGACCGCTTCGTAGACAGTTCTTTAGCCTATCAAGGCGCAGGCCGACGGATTGGTGTTGAAGCAATAGCTACAATCAATGAATTTGCGATCGAAGGAACCGTACCTGACTTTACGATCTATTTAGATGTAGATTCAGATACAGGATTGAACCGAATCAAAAATCATCGCCAACAACAAATTGACCGATTAGATTCAGAGGGGCTTGAATTCCATCAACGAGTTCGCCACGAATATTTAAAATTAGTAGAAGAAAATCCAGAAAGAATTACCAAAATCGATGCCAGAATGAGTTTGGAAGATGTTGTTGAGGCAACCTTTCAAGCAATCGTAACCCGTTATCCAGAATACTTTAGAAAATAG
- a CDS encoding cyclic-di-AMP receptor, with the protein MKIILAIVQDKDSNRLANEFIDANIRATKLSSTGGFLKAGNSTFIVGIDDDRVEEALELIKKTCQSRKQYVSTPVTLDITMDGQVPYPVEVEVGGATVFVLPVEGFHQY; encoded by the coding sequence ATGAAAATTATTTTAGCGATTGTCCAAGACAAAGATAGTAACCGTTTAGCCAATGAATTTATTGATGCCAATATTCGTGCAACCAAACTTTCATCAACAGGTGGCTTTTTAAAAGCAGGAAACAGCACATTTATCGTCGGAATCGATGATGATCGTGTGGAAGAAGCATTGGAATTAATCAAAAAAACATGCCAGTCTCGTAAACAATACGTGTCAACTCCTGTAACACTAGATATTACGATGGATGGACAAGTCCCTTATCCTGTCGAGGTTGAGGTGGGAGGCGCAACAGTCTTTGTTCTTCCAGTAGAAGGATTCCATCAATATTAA